A region from the Vicinamibacterales bacterium genome encodes:
- a CDS encoding serine/threonine-protein kinase — translation MNSALRCPSCGAPADAARGTCPSCDTPLPWNADETRLASPDPDATRLAASNRPAEAIGHGSGSQVSGAPRSGTARSAHRSRGVTSSSGWASSTSDIDHGRFEPGAIFDDRYRILGRLGKGGMGEVYRADDLKLGQPVALKFLPEAVDRDPARLTQLHTEVRMARQVSHPNVCRVYDVGEFEGHTFLSMEYVDGEDLASLLRRIGRFPQDRAIELARQTCAGLAAAHDRGVVHRDLKPANIMLDGSGRIRITDFGLAGATGETLRAGTPAYMAPEQLAGGEVTPRSDIYALGLVLYELFTGQRALDAPTMAELIARREQGDIVPPTALVRDLDEGIERAIMRCLDPDPARRPPSALAVSAALPGGDPLAAALAAGQTPSPEMVAAAGTAGTMSAAAAMTIGAAIVIAGALLIGLYQRAQLSNIALLPKPPAALADRAQEIVAKLGYGDNAAASASGFATSRDWANYIAATSNDPSRWNRLRVTRPETYVFWYRTSPRVLRPIGDTNPIEGLNPPMTIAGMTLVVVDPAGRLVELLAVPEPIQPDGAAPARADWNALFDAAGLPIGSFTPVAPRWRPSVFADERMAWEGKLPELPDVTVRVEAAATAGRPVFFAITGPWSRSLRTQTGTTPPLLNRITAAITSLIMPSLMLAGALLARRNLKSGRGDRRGALRAATAVFLLLMGGWLLGNNHTGSLAIEVERMFGAISVGLFNAALVWLAYLGVEPYVRRFSADTLIGWSRLLAGNWRDPRVGRDVAIGVIVGLAMTVVFAAHNLVPPLLGQPEPMPFVPDPTPLIAVRYALARIFGQVQDAMTSAMLGLGGFVVLRIWLGNRLLAGAISVVLYVGVVMNGMFSPGSPAVDLAFGLIITSAFVGVLGWAGLLTAISTLATHFVLMRAPLTADFSSWRAPTSFVFLGAVLLLGVGGCYIAARPAPRAAARI, via the coding sequence GTGAATTCGGCCCTCAGGTGTCCGTCGTGCGGCGCCCCCGCCGACGCCGCGCGCGGGACGTGCCCGTCGTGCGACACGCCGCTCCCCTGGAATGCCGACGAGACGCGGCTGGCGTCACCCGATCCCGACGCGACTCGGTTGGCCGCATCGAATCGCCCCGCCGAAGCGATCGGCCACGGATCCGGCAGCCAGGTCTCCGGCGCGCCGCGAAGCGGCACCGCGCGGTCCGCACACCGCAGCCGCGGCGTGACCAGCAGCAGCGGCTGGGCCAGCAGCACCTCTGATATCGATCACGGCCGCTTCGAGCCCGGCGCGATCTTCGACGACCGGTACCGCATCCTCGGCCGTCTCGGCAAGGGCGGCATGGGCGAGGTGTATCGCGCCGACGACCTGAAGCTCGGACAGCCCGTCGCCCTGAAGTTCCTGCCCGAGGCCGTCGACCGCGACCCGGCGCGGCTCACCCAGCTCCATACCGAAGTACGGATGGCGCGCCAGGTGTCGCATCCCAACGTCTGCCGGGTCTACGACGTCGGCGAATTCGAGGGGCACACCTTCCTCTCGATGGAATACGTCGATGGCGAGGACCTCGCCTCCCTGCTCCGCCGCATCGGCCGTTTCCCGCAGGACCGCGCCATCGAGCTCGCGCGCCAGACCTGCGCCGGCCTCGCCGCCGCGCACGACCGCGGCGTCGTCCATCGCGATCTCAAGCCGGCCAACATCATGCTCGACGGCAGCGGGCGGATCCGCATCACCGACTTCGGCCTCGCCGGCGCCACCGGCGAGACGCTCCGCGCCGGCACGCCCGCCTACATGGCGCCGGAGCAGCTCGCCGGCGGCGAAGTCACACCGCGCAGCGACATCTACGCGCTCGGCCTCGTGCTCTACGAACTGTTCACCGGCCAGCGCGCGCTCGACGCCCCGACGATGGCGGAGCTGATCGCCCGCCGCGAACAGGGGGACATCGTCCCGCCCACGGCGCTGGTGCGCGATCTCGATGAAGGGATCGAGCGCGCGATCATGCGGTGCCTCGATCCGGATCCGGCGCGCCGGCCGCCGTCGGCGCTGGCCGTGTCGGCGGCGCTGCCGGGCGGCGATCCGCTCGCCGCGGCGCTCGCCGCCGGCCAGACCCCGTCGCCGGAGATGGTCGCCGCGGCCGGCACCGCGGGGACGATGTCTGCCGCGGCGGCGATGACGATTGGCGCGGCGATCGTCATCGCGGGCGCGCTGCTCATCGGCCTGTACCAGCGAGCACAATTGAGCAACATCGCGCTGCTGCCGAAACCGCCGGCGGCGCTCGCCGATCGCGCGCAGGAGATCGTCGCGAAACTGGGCTACGGCGACAACGCCGCCGCGAGCGCGTCCGGATTTGCCACCTCGCGCGACTGGGCGAACTACATCGCCGCGACGTCGAACGATCCGTCGCGCTGGAACCGGCTGCGCGTCACCCGGCCCGAGACCTACGTGTTCTGGTACCGCACCAGTCCGCGGGTGCTGCGGCCGATCGGCGACACCAATCCCATCGAAGGCTTGAACCCGCCGATGACCATCGCCGGCATGACGCTGGTCGTGGTCGATCCGGCAGGACGGCTGGTCGAACTGCTCGCGGTGCCCGAGCCCATTCAGCCCGACGGCGCGGCGCCGGCGCGGGCGGACTGGAACGCGTTGTTCGACGCCGCGGGGCTGCCGATCGGGTCGTTCACGCCGGTTGCGCCGCGATGGCGCCCGTCGGTGTTCGCCGACGAGCGCATGGCGTGGGAGGGCAAGCTGCCGGAGCTGCCCGACGTCACCGTCCGCGTCGAAGCGGCGGCGACGGCAGGCCGTCCCGTGTTCTTTGCCATCACCGGCCCGTGGTCCCGCTCGCTCCGGACGCAGACCGGGACGACGCCCCCGCTGCTCAATCGCATTACCGCCGCGATCACGTCGCTCATCATGCCGTCGCTGATGCTGGCGGGCGCGCTGCTCGCGCGCCGCAACCTGAAGTCGGGGCGCGGCGATCGGCGCGGCGCGCTCCGCGCCGCCACCGCCGTGTTCCTGCTGCTGATGGGCGGCTGGCTGCTCGGCAACAATCACACCGGATCGCTCGCGATCGAAGTGGAGCGGATGTTCGGCGCGATCAGCGTGGGGCTGTTCAACGCCGCGCTCGTGTGGCTCGCCTATCTGGGCGTCGAACCGTACGTGCGCCGGTTCTCCGCCGACACGCTGATCGGGTGGTCCCGCCTGCTCGCCGGCAACTGGCGCGACCCGCGGGTCGGGCGCGATGTCGCGATCGGCGTGATCGTCGGCCTCGCGATGACGGTCGTGTTCGCCGCGCACAACCTCGTGCCGCCGCTGCTCGGCCAGCCCGAGCCGATGCCGTTCGTGCCGGATCCGACGCCGCTCATCGCCGTCCGCTACGCGCTGGCGCGGATCTTCGGCCAGGTGCAGGACGCGATGACGTCGGCGATGCTCGGCCTCGGCGGGTTCGTCGTGCTGCGCATCTGGCTCGGGAACCGGCTGCTGGCCGGCGCCATCTCGGTCGTCCTCTACGTCGGCGTGGTGATGAACGGCATGTTCTCTCCGGGCTCGCCGGCCGTCGACCTCGCGTTCGGGCTGATCATCACGTCGGCGTTCGTCGGCGTGCTCGGCTGGGCGGGACTCCTGACGGCGATCTCGACCCTCGCCACGCATTTCGTCCTGATGCGCGCACCGCTGACCGCGGACTTCTCGAGCTGGCGCGCGCCGACCTCGTTCGTGTTCCTGGGCGCGGTGCTGCTGCTCGGCGTGGGCGGCTGCTACATCGCCGCCCGCCCCGCGCCGCGCGCCGCGGCGAGGATCTGA
- a CDS encoding MerR family transcriptional regulator, translating into MIPDAGQIPNRSLFRQPEVCEIAQVQPYVLRSWEAEFQDLGVAKVQGGPRVYRKADVERVLKIKHLLFVEGLTLAGARRRMQDEQGAPPPDGSVLDELLTSDARERILSVRRSLRELSAMLAQRPGAPLDEFVLEAPAVKRPVARKAVPAAAPKTPAKKRK; encoded by the coding sequence ATGATCCCAGACGCCGGTCAGATTCCGAATCGGTCGCTGTTTCGGCAGCCTGAGGTATGCGAGATTGCCCAGGTGCAGCCGTACGTGCTGCGCTCGTGGGAAGCGGAGTTCCAGGATCTCGGGGTCGCGAAGGTGCAGGGCGGGCCGCGCGTCTACCGCAAGGCCGACGTCGAGCGGGTGCTGAAGATCAAGCACCTGCTGTTCGTCGAGGGGCTGACGCTGGCGGGCGCACGGCGTCGGATGCAGGACGAGCAGGGCGCGCCGCCGCCCGACGGCAGCGTGCTCGACGAACTGTTGACCTCCGACGCGCGCGAGCGGATTCTCTCGGTCCGGAGGTCGCTGCGAGAACTGTCGGCGATGCTGGCGCAGCGCCCCGGCGCGCCGCTCGACGAGTTCGTGCTCGAAGCGCCGGCGGTGAAGCGCCCCGTGGCGCGCAAGGCCGTGCCGGCAGCGGCGCCGAAGACACCCGCGAAGAAGCGGAAGTAG